In Bombus vancouverensis nearcticus chromosome 1, iyBomVanc1_principal, whole genome shotgun sequence, a single genomic region encodes these proteins:
- the LOC143302846 gene encoding uncharacterized protein LOC143302846, producing the protein MGNATTKSHYSKSQPVSATRRPRWEGSGLPAPPGKPILIPGADESQPDVVAIRWERSPSNGGSAIVGYLVEHRRLGSQHWVRSTPGLCTFPELTLSGLEPGWRYQFRVRAQNAVGLSRPSEISDPLTVTLQRSASSAPHFDLEVKDTTVLENEQAEFVVRFTGSPLPKIAWFKDGFEIFSSRRTRIITDSGRSVLLIHQTALNDEGEIKCTATNRAGHASTKARLILEAPPKIRLPRQYEDGLLFEQDETIRLKVSLAGRPPASVIWYHDGEVVSSDERHIFETMDGESILKIPDAKRIDRGEYTVKAINKLGEDTSSFLVTVTDRPARPGKATVTMTLGRSVTLSWTEPEDDGGCKIGTYIVEYYRVGWDVWLKAITSRQTKATLSELIEGSEYKFRVKAENPYGVSEPSEESDVIFIPDIKRGIMAPSLSGKSQSHREIRSREKREVSFAVPTQRTRSLTRDEARNRDEDDDVPFGPASRSVSAQRLTGRPSRADSRVKFALDTVDNSEPPPVPPARSKDHSISKVESQIGNHVVRSSVAMDLPSTENLIQDKEPSSVPITVATVTVTSPEVEESNRRLAYRESRSRSVSMSRERSMSPLSMPKIQEQHEEEFSLSCSPLRSSLSLNFKNQEAIVDEPQIVKSHSLDDKATSPTIPREDVDVIHGSSEFMIVLYPQDQDKKLEDIAGRRKSLETPQITGDIIEDIEDLIPPPMSLSLPELFSVEHQVVETLREAVSSTELLHERAMERFYRAVAAEEASEVAKRKVQVERTTGELATTMETKPATETETDIFKRRLSNPIVTSPILTNWQSRKNRRRLSEGLPEKIKSPLKILIPNLLPDVEAMSDPNIPGDSENPIVTSWGLDKPENTTIPLRRWHDANIPLVEEKPPEESIPWQPSANEDTPRNEEMFPDTLQIDNLSPISKQNSQIEEKTKEEEIEDEEEESIETSEESSEEVSTADSEDLKLLKTRILGRLVLDEEDTYHPRGRPVPHVEPEPPPIPPHRIPILDVTPPTPPKTVAPVSPTTVVPKSILKKPKEEPIPLNSFGRPIPPEKPIRKSLPPNVQAVNRNEEEQVKAAITSEPLKVPVMSESDTDSVLSAGEAAKNRRIQAKARTTTPEEEVDEEDIEARMAMVNHYTEIVREHSNRFNYRSSEERRLGDSIASSRRSSFSEDQDVNQVKDRAIISMISEKLNGRQGVKEIQQVQQTKETKKSEIDRQEKSQVKRAAGSRGTTPARDTKPVKEKRTSRPSSRIQSPISRSRNVSVERGVSSRSSSKTRVRAPSQDRRPPSRTGSEEQRFVRERSVDEGPRRSRKPSSKASSRSSSRDRNRAETPVELKMERLQKALESKKYRSSRRGSSTKREYPEKAWRESRLNEEQLAMEAKHNVRSMVGYITDLTLLLAAVYVYLFKKETMAIPFIALLLYRRVSEEIKGRVVEGWWFKRKQ; encoded by the exons GGCTTCCGGCGCCACCAGGAAAGCCAATTTTGATACCAGGAGCAGACGAATCGCAGCCGGATGTGGTCGCTATTCGTTGGGAGAGGTCACCAAGTAACGGTGGCTCGGCCATTGTCGGCTATTTGGTCGAACATCGAAGGCTCGGCTCGCAGCATTGGGTACGCAGCACACCAGGGCTTTGCACCTTTCCGGAACTGACCTTGAGCGGCCTCGAACCAGGATGGCGCTACCAATTCAGGGTCAGGGCTCAGAACGCGGTTGGTTTGTCTCGACCCAGCGAGATCTCGGATCCGTTGACTGTGACCTTGCAGAGATCCGCTTCATCCGCGCCCCACTTTGACCTTGAAGTCAAGGACACCACAGTGCTGGAAAATGAGCAG GCTGAGTTCGTGGTGCGATTTACGGGATCTCCGTTGCCAAAAATCGCATGGTTCAAAGATGGCTTCGAGATTTTCAGTAGCAGGCGAACGAGGATCATCACGGACAGTGGCAGGAGCGTTCTCCTGATTCATCAAACCGCGCTCAACGACGAGGGAGAAATAAAATGCACCGCCACTAACAGAGCTGGTCACGCTAGCACCAAAGCGAGACTGATTCTAGAAG CACCACCAAAGATACGACTTCCGCGTCAATACGAAGATGGACTTCTTTTCGAGCAAGATGAAACAATTAGATTAAAAGTGTCATTAGCTGGAAGACCTCCAGCATCGGTGATTTGGTACCACGACGGTGAAGTGGTTTCAAGCGACGAAAGACACATTTTTGAAACGATGGACGGTGAATCGATCCTGAAGATCCCTGACGCTAAACGAATTGACAGAGGAGAATATACTGTCAAGGCGATAAATAAGCTTGGAGAGGATACGTCGTCGTTTTTAGTAACAGTAACAG ATCGACCCGCAAGACCTGGAAAAGCGACAGTCACGATGACCTTAGGGAGATCGGTAACACTGTCGTGGACAGAACCGGAAGACGACGGTGGTTGCAAAATTGGCACATACATTGTCGAGTACTATAGG gTCGGTTGGGACGTGTGGTTAAAGGCAATCACGAGTAGGCAGACCAAAGCAACGTTGTCCGAGTTAATCGAAGGATCTGAGTATAAATTTCGAGTGAAAGCGGAGAATCCGTATGGCGTGAGCGAGCCCAGCGAGGAGAGCGACGTAATCTTCATTCCAGATATAAAAAGAGG CATAATGGCGCCCTCGTTGAGCGGAAAATCGCAGAGTCACAGAGAAATTAGATCGCGAGAGAAACGAGAAGTCAGTTTCGCGGTGCCTACTCAAAGAACGAGAAGCTTGACGAGAGACGAGGCTCGAAATCGGGACGAAGATGACGACGTACCTTTTGGACCAGCTAGTAGATCAGTATCAGCTCAGAGACTCACAGGTCGACCATCTAGAGCCGATAGTAGGGTGAAATTTGCCTTGGACACGGTAGACAATTCGGAACCACCACCTGTTCCTCCGGCCAGATCGAAGGATCATTCCATTTCAAAGGTCGAAAGCCAGATTGGAAATCACGTGGTTCGTTCGAGTGTTGCTATGGATCTACCAAGCACTGAG AACTTAATTCAGGATAAGGAGCCTTCGTCAGTGCCAATAACTGTTGCCACCGTAACAGTAACATCACCAGAGGTAGAAGAATCTAATAGACGGCTAGCGTACAGAGAATCACGATCTCGATCAGTTTCGATGTCCAGAGAACGCAGTATGTCGCCGTTGTCTATGCCTAAAATTCAAGAACAACACGAAGAAGAATTTTCTTTAAGTTGCTCACCTCTTCGTTCGTCGTTGAGTTTAAATTTCAAGAATCAAGAGGCGATCGTCGACGAGCCACAAATCGTTAAAAGTCACTCGTTAGATGATAAAGCAACATCACCTACCATTCCTAGGGAGGATGTTGATGTCATACATGGAAGTTCAGAGTTTATGATAGTTTTATACCCTCAAGATCAAGATAAGAAACTGGAGGATATCGCTGGAAGACGAAAGAGTTTAG AAACGCCACAAATCACAGGGGACATCATAGAAGATATCGAAGACCTGATACCGCCACCCATGTCTCTCTCCCTTCCAGAATTATTCAGCGTGGAACACCAAGTAGTCGAAACCCTCCGCGAAGCAGTGAGCTCCACAGAACTTCTTCACGAACGTGCCATGGAACGTTTCTATCGTGCAGTGGCAGCCGAAGAAGCTTCCGAAGTAGCCAAAAGAAAAGTGCAAGTCGAACGAACAACCGGAGAACTGGCCACAACAATGGAAACTAAACCAGCCACCGAGACAGAAACTGACATCTTCAAACGACGGCTATCCAACCCTATTGTCACTTCGCCAATTCTAACGAATTGGCAGTCAAGGAAAAATCGCAGAAGGCTAAGCGAAGGCCTAccagaaaaaattaaaagtcCATTAAAAATACTAATTCCTAATTTATTGCCAGACGTCGAAGCAATGTCTGATCCCAATATACCTGGCGATTCAGAGAATCCAATTGTCACTTCATGGGGGCTGGACAAGCCAGAAAACACGACCATACCACTGCGCAGGTGGCACGACGCCAACATACCATTGGTCGAAGAGAAACCACCAGAAGAATCAATACCCTGGCAGCCCAGCGCCAATGAAGATACTCCGCGCAACGAGGAGATGTTCCCAGACACCTTACAAATAGATAATTTGTCTCCGATATCGAAACAAAACTCACAAATAGAAGAAAAGACGAAAGAAGAGGAAatagaagacgaggaagaagagagTATCGAAACATCTGAAGAATCATCGGAAGAGGTCAGCACTGCTGACAGTGAAGACTTGAAGCTTCTGAAGACCAGAATTCTTGGCAGGCTGGTATTGGATGAAGAAGACACGTATCATCCAAGAGGAAGGCCTGTTCCACACGTGGAACCGGAACCACCACCAATTCCTCCACACAGGATACCTATTTTAGATGTCACACCACCAACGCCTCCTAAAACAGTTGCTCCTGTATCGCCAACTACTGTTGTTCCCAAATCTATACTGAAAAAGCCTAAAGAAGAACCGATTCCACTGAACAGCTTTGGTAGACCGATTCCTCCTGAGAAACCAATTAGAAAATCACTTCCTCCGAATGTTCAAGCTGTGAATAGGAATGAAGAAGAACAAGTAAAGGCAGCAATCACATCTGAGCCTCTTAAGGTACCTGTCATGTCCGAATCTGACACTGACAGTGTATTATCAGCTGGCGAAGCTGCGAAAAATCGCAGAATCCAGGCAAAGGCAAGGACCACTACACCGGAAGAAGAGGTCGACGAGGAGGATATCGAGGCACGAATGGCAATGGTTAATCACTATACCGAGATTGTCAGAGAACACTCTAATCGGTTTAATTATAGAAGCTCGGAGGAGAGGAGGCTCGGAGACAGTATAGCTAGTTCTAGAAGATCTTCGTTTTCCGAGGACCAAGATGTAAATCAGGTAAAGGATCGTGCTATAATAAGCATGATCTCTGAGAAACTAAATGGAAGACAGGGCGTTAAAGAAATTCAACAGGTTCAACAGACGAAAGAGACGAAGAAAAGTGAAATTGATAGACAGGAGAAATCGCAGGTTAAAAGAGCTGCTGGTTCTCGAGGGACGACTCCAGCTAGGGACACGAAGCCTGTAAAAGAGAAACGAACGAGTAGGCCAAGTTCAAGGATCCAGTCACCCATATCGAGGTCACGAAACGTGTCCGTAGAAAGAGGAGTTTCTTCAAGATCCTCCTCCAAGACCAGAGTCAGAGCTCCATCACAAGATAGAAGACCTCCTTCGAGAACTGGCTCGGAGGAACAACGATTTGTCCGAGAGAGATCTGTCGATGAAGGTCCTCGTCGATCGAGGAAACCTTCTTCGAAGGCATCTTCGAGGTCTAGTTCTAGAGACAGGAATAGAGCTGAAACACCGGTGGAATTGAAGATGGAACGTTTACAGAAAGCTCTTGAGAGTAAAAAGTATAGGTCTTCGAGACGTGGGTCCAGTACAAAGAGAGAGTATCCTGAGAAAGCTTGGCGTGAGAGTCGGCTGAACGAGGAACAATTGGCAATGGAGGCTAAGCATAACGTTAGGTCAATGGTGGGATATATAACTGACCTAACTTTATTATTGGCGGCTGTTTATGTTTATTTGTTTAAGAAGGAGACTATGGCTATTCCTTTCATCGCGTTGTTGCTCTATAGAAGAGTGTCGGAAGAGATTAAGGGAAGAGTGGTGGAAGGATGGTGGTTCAAACGAAAGCAATAA